The Bacteroidota bacterium genome includes a region encoding these proteins:
- the murG gene encoding undecaprenyldiphospho-muramoylpentapeptide beta-N-acetylglucosaminyltransferase: MKILMSGGGTGGHVFPGIAIAEAIRQIMPESEIVFAGTSRGPESTVVPKYGFEFRTIRISGFNRSNWKKNLTFPIELMKGLLDSWRILRAEKPDAVVATGGYVCGPVTWLAQRMGIPTFVQEQNAYAGFTSRLLGRGATRTFITYDISRRQFPSAIQDRIRCYGNPVRQSFPKVGKPEAARSFGLSGKKRVILVIGGSLGAKSINLAVQSCYQYWLSEGWELIWQTGKSGVDLPELSIDSMGSVWRQPFIDRMGEAYQAADLVISRAGATSLAEITVFGKPSVLVPYPWAADDHQTANAKVLEAAGAAVLIPDQRADSDLRDTVIRLISQKGQLEKMSAASLKAGQPDAAKQIAQEIITVLNRET, from the coding sequence ATGAAAATCCTCATGTCGGGCGGCGGAACCGGCGGACACGTTTTTCCGGGGATCGCCATCGCAGAAGCCATCAGGCAGATAATGCCGGAAAGTGAGATCGTGTTTGCAGGTACCAGCCGGGGACCTGAATCGACGGTGGTTCCCAAGTATGGCTTTGAGTTCAGAACCATCCGGATATCGGGATTCAACCGAAGCAACTGGAAAAAGAACCTGACCTTTCCGATCGAATTAATGAAAGGCCTCCTGGATAGCTGGCGGATTCTGCGTGCCGAAAAACCCGATGCGGTGGTGGCAACGGGTGGCTATGTCTGCGGACCGGTGACCTGGCTGGCTCAAAGGATGGGAATACCCACCTTTGTCCAGGAACAGAACGCCTATGCTGGCTTTACCTCCCGTTTATTGGGCAGGGGTGCAACAAGAACCTTTATTACCTATGATATCAGCCGCAGACAATTTCCCTCGGCCATTCAGGATAGAATCCGTTGTTACGGGAATCCGGTACGTCAGTCCTTTCCAAAGGTCGGTAAACCGGAAGCAGCCCGATCCTTTGGTCTGTCGGGAAAGAAGAGGGTGATTTTAGTAATCGGCGGATCTCTGGGCGCAAAAAGCATCAATCTGGCGGTTCAATCCTGTTATCAGTATTGGTTATCGGAAGGTTGGGAACTGATCTGGCAAACCGGAAAATCGGGGGTGGATCTGCCCGAACTTTCCATCGATTCCATGGGGTCGGTCTGGCGTCAGCCGTTTATTGACCGGATGGGTGAAGCGTATCAGGCAGCAGACCTGGTGATTTCAAGAGCCGGGGCGACTTCTCTTGCAGAGATTACTGTTTTCGGAAAGCCGTCGGTTCTGGTTCCGTACCCCTGGGCTGCGGACGATCATCAGACTGCCAATGCCAAAGTGCTGGAAGCAGCAGGAGCAGCGGTGCTCATCCCGGATCAGCGGGCAGACAGTGACCTGCGGGATACGGTGATCCGACTTATCAGCCAGAAGGGTCAGCTTGAGAAAATGAGTGCGGCCTCCCTGAAAGCAGGTCAGCCAGATGCAGCCAAACAGATTGCACAGGAAATTATCACAGTGTTAAACCGGGAAACCTGA
- a CDS encoding UDP-N-acetylmuramate--L-alanine ligase, with product MGSRRPLFGQFRRLHFIGIGGIGMSGIAEILLNKGFQVTGSDLSSSGITDNLASLGATIFNGHKASHVHGADAVVYTSALQPDNPELVEAQRLKIPVIRRAEMLAELMRMKSGIGIAGTHGKTTTTSMVGMVLTEGQLDPTVIVGGVVNNFNSNAKVGQGDFIVVEADEFDRSFLKLTATIAVITNIEEEHLDIYTTGLAEIQDAFVQFANTVPFYGLVVCCLDEPHVQSILPRISRRVLTYGFSNQADLRAFDVEVDGATTTFRVEYRKKELGSIKLQLPGMHNVKNALAAIGVGLELEVPFPSIAAGLEKLGGIGRRFQIRYDKDFMVVDDYAHHPSEVAATLRAAKSGWKNRRIVSVFQPHLYSRTRDFHEEFGRVFLESDVVLVTDVYGSRETPIEGVTAALVVDSASMFGHRQIRHVPKADLISTVQSVCEPGDVLIFMGAGDISKLCANWVAGL from the coding sequence ATGGGTTCGAGACGTCCGCTTTTCGGACAGTTCCGGCGTTTGCATTTTATCGGCATTGGCGGAATCGGGATGAGCGGAATTGCTGAAATTCTGCTGAATAAGGGATTTCAGGTGACCGGCAGTGACCTGAGTTCTTCAGGCATTACCGATAATCTGGCCTCTTTGGGTGCCACTATTTTTAACGGGCATAAGGCTTCCCACGTTCATGGAGCCGATGCGGTGGTTTATACCTCGGCCTTGCAGCCTGACAATCCGGAACTGGTGGAAGCTCAGCGTCTGAAAATTCCGGTCATCCGCCGGGCAGAAATGCTGGCTGAACTGATGCGGATGAAATCGGGTATCGGCATCGCCGGTACTCACGGAAAAACCACCACCACCAGTATGGTTGGCATGGTTCTTACCGAAGGACAACTGGATCCGACCGTGATTGTGGGCGGAGTGGTCAACAATTTCAATTCGAATGCAAAGGTGGGTCAGGGTGACTTTATTGTTGTGGAAGCCGATGAGTTTGATCGCAGTTTTCTAAAACTGACGGCCACCATCGCCGTTATCACCAACATTGAAGAAGAGCATCTTGATATCTATACCACCGGTCTGGCCGAAATTCAGGATGCCTTTGTTCAGTTTGCCAATACTGTTCCGTTTTACGGACTGGTGGTCTGTTGCCTGGATGAACCCCATGTCCAATCGATTCTGCCGCGGATCAGCCGCCGGGTACTCACTTATGGATTCTCGAATCAGGCCGACCTGAGAGCCTTTGATGTGGAAGTGGACGGAGCAACTACCACTTTCCGGGTGGAATACCGGAAAAAGGAACTCGGGTCTATCAAACTTCAATTACCCGGCATGCACAATGTGAAAAACGCGCTTGCGGCCATCGGGGTCGGATTGGAACTGGAAGTGCCGTTTCCGTCCATCGCTGCCGGTCTGGAAAAACTCGGTGGAATCGGCCGGCGGTTTCAGATCAGATATGATAAGGATTTCATGGTGGTTGATGACTATGCCCACCATCCGAGCGAAGTGGCCGCGACCCTCCGTGCAGCCAAATCGGGATGGAAAAACCGGCGGATTGTATCGGTGTTTCAACCCCACCTTTACTCGCGCACCCGCGATTTTCACGAAGAATTCGGGCGGGTGTTCCTCGAGTCTGATGTGGTGCTGGTAACCGATGTGTATGGTTCCAGAGAAACTCCGATTGAAGGGGTGACAGCTGCCCTTGTGGTCGATTCTGCCTCAATGTTCGGACACCGGCAGATCAGACACGTGCCAAAAGCAGACCTGATCAGCACGGTACAGAGTGTTTGTGAACCGGGAGATGTGCTCATTTTCATGGGCGCCGGTGACATTTCGAAATTATGTGCCAACTGGGTGGCAGGACTGTAA
- the murB gene encoding UDP-N-acetylmuramate dehydrogenase, translated as MYHLDELAKAFQGEIRLSEPLAHYSSLKLGGPADVFLLPKSRNDVVEAVRWINKYRYQHYILGYGTNVLISDSGFRGVVVRIADQLTDIRFEGKEVYAEAGASLPLLVLETLKQGLAGLESLGGVPGTVGGALLMNAGAYGSEIFDVVKTVDVVRGTRLMTLKREEVRFEYRKTNLDHDFILGTLLVLKQGDREALMERRKELLKKRRDTQPLELPNAGSIFKNPPGQYAGQLIESCGLKGYRIGGVSVSEKHANFLVNDQSGTAEDLIRLIEYVTRIVYEKHGIRLEMEVKKIGFDQ; from the coding sequence ATGTACCATCTCGACGAACTCGCCAAAGCATTTCAGGGAGAAATCAGGCTAAGCGAACCGCTGGCTCATTACTCCAGCCTGAAACTGGGCGGGCCAGCCGATGTTTTTCTGCTGCCAAAATCCAGGAACGATGTGGTCGAGGCAGTCCGGTGGATCAATAAATACCGGTACCAGCATTACATTCTTGGGTATGGCACCAACGTACTTATCAGTGATTCCGGATTTCGTGGCGTGGTTGTCCGGATTGCCGACCAGCTGACCGACATCCGGTTTGAAGGGAAGGAGGTCTATGCCGAAGCCGGTGCCAGCTTGCCGTTACTGGTTCTTGAAACGCTGAAACAGGGTCTTGCGGGACTGGAATCGCTTGGGGGCGTTCCGGGAACAGTCGGTGGGGCCCTGCTGATGAATGCAGGTGCGTACGGTTCCGAAATATTTGATGTGGTAAAAACCGTTGATGTTGTCCGGGGTACCCGGCTGATGACACTGAAGCGTGAAGAGGTCCGGTTTGAATACCGAAAAACCAACCTGGATCATGATTTCATTCTGGGAACCCTGCTGGTATTGAAGCAGGGAGACCGGGAAGCTCTGATGGAGCGCCGGAAGGAATTGCTGAAAAAACGTCGGGACACTCAGCCCCTGGAGTTACCGAATGCGGGATCCATTTTTAAAAATCCTCCTGGTCAGTATGCCGGCCAGCTGATCGAAAGCTGCGGACTGAAAGGGTACCGGATAGGCGGGGTTTCTGTATCGGAAAAACACGCCAATTTTCTGGTAAATGACCAGAGCGGGACGGCGGAGGATCTGATCCGCCTGATAGAATATGTTACCAGGATTGTCTATGAAAAACATGGCATCCGGTTAGAAATGGAAGTAAAAAAGATTGGATTTGATCAGTGA
- a CDS encoding FtsQ-type POTRA domain-containing protein, translated as MSKPIKKRLILLGGVLAAGLLLLMVAWFWKNRLPLTDFVVEGNQEVSTRQIIEQTGLKKGVRLSSVNLLAVQTRLKRLPWVESATAVVEFPTAVRITITERTPVARVFGAWEGYIDRYGHGMPLSATRVFDLPLLGEIRKSDFDGKYGKTLNADIRILAKTLDRSRRQLPALYHELSDFRLTGTHGTLVLYTTHAQVPVYVVTKNLGDQLVSLRAFWKQVVSVTGPDAFQYIDLRNHGVITTKERG; from the coding sequence GTGAGCAAACCCATTAAAAAGCGGTTGATTCTGCTGGGTGGTGTATTGGCCGCTGGTCTGCTGCTGTTAATGGTGGCCTGGTTCTGGAAGAACCGGCTCCCGCTCACCGATTTTGTCGTGGAGGGGAATCAGGAAGTTTCCACCAGGCAAATTATTGAACAGACCGGTTTAAAAAAGGGTGTCAGGCTGTCGTCGGTGAATCTGTTGGCTGTTCAGACCCGGTTAAAGCGGCTTCCCTGGGTCGAATCGGCAACTGCTGTGGTCGAATTCCCAACAGCAGTTCGGATCACCATTACCGAGCGCACGCCGGTTGCACGGGTCTTTGGTGCCTGGGAAGGTTATATCGACCGGTATGGTCATGGCATGCCTCTGTCTGCAACACGGGTTTTCGACCTTCCCCTGCTGGGAGAAATCAGAAAATCGGACTTTGATGGCAAGTATGGAAAAACACTGAATGCCGATATACGGATTCTGGCAAAAACGCTGGACAGAAGCAGACGTCAGTTACCGGCACTGTATCATGAACTATCCGATTTCAGGCTGACGGGAACACATGGAACGCTGGTGCTCTATACCACTCATGCACAGGTGCCGGTATACGTGGTGACCAAAAACCTGGGTGATCAGCTGGTTTCGCTGAGGGCCTTCTGGAAACAGGTGGTATCGGTAACGGGTCCGGATGCGTTTCAGTACATCGATTTACGGAATCACGGGGTTATTACAACTAAGGAACGGGGCTAA
- the ftsA gene encoding cell division protein FtsA, with product MKEKIVVGLDIGTTKICAIVGKLDENGSINILGIGKAPSEGLNRGVVANIDKTVKSIQAAISDAQNASGMEIKSVTVGIAGDHIQSFHSRGVVTIANPDHEVTEKDVNRLLADTRKIALPSDRQIIHVIPQEFIIDGQDGVIDPVGMTGIRMEANVHIITGLVTAIRNIEKCVQKAGLQVDDIVLEPIASSMSVLSPEEKEVGVALLDIGGGTTDLAIFEDKTIRKTSVIALAGQKVTDDIRHGLGILQHQAEFLKVNYGITHISELVADEKLLIEGISGRPPKEVQRSTLCQIIQPRMEEILEIVRDEIQASGYGRKLSAGLVITGGGAMILGIATLARELTGLDVKIGIPTGLDGGLVREVENPMYATSVGLVIHGLTAGKASQIISRNGLNEIESSLETEEEKPEVTDKQKGTGKGAEIIDKMKNWFKDL from the coding sequence ATGAAAGAAAAAATTGTGGTTGGTCTCGATATCGGGACAACAAAAATATGCGCGATTGTCGGAAAGCTGGATGAGAACGGATCCATCAATATTCTTGGAATCGGAAAAGCGCCTTCTGAAGGATTGAACCGTGGGGTGGTTGCCAACATTGATAAAACAGTCAAATCAATTCAGGCTGCCATTTCGGATGCCCAGAACGCCAGCGGAATGGAGATCAAATCGGTCACCGTTGGGATTGCCGGGGATCATATTCAGAGTTTCCATAGTCGGGGAGTGGTTACCATTGCCAATCCCGACCATGAGGTTACCGAAAAGGATGTGAACCGCCTCCTGGCCGATACCCGTAAGATTGCATTGCCATCCGACCGGCAGATTATTCACGTGATTCCGCAGGAATTTATCATTGACGGTCAGGATGGAGTCATCGATCCGGTGGGAATGACGGGAATCCGCATGGAAGCCAACGTTCATATCATCACGGGTCTGGTCACCGCCATCCGGAACATCGAAAAATGTGTTCAGAAGGCCGGTTTACAGGTCGATGACATTGTACTGGAACCCATCGCCTCATCCATGTCGGTTTTGTCGCCCGAAGAGAAGGAAGTGGGCGTGGCCCTTCTCGATATCGGTGGAGGAACCACCGATCTGGCCATCTTCGAGGACAAGACCATCCGGAAGACATCGGTTATTGCCCTGGCTGGTCAGAAGGTGACCGATGACATCCGGCATGGCCTGGGAATTCTGCAGCATCAGGCTGAATTCCTGAAAGTGAATTATGGAATCACTCATATTTCAGAATTGGTGGCCGATGAAAAACTGCTGATTGAGGGCATTTCCGGCCGGCCGCCGAAAGAAGTGCAGCGAAGCACGCTGTGCCAGATTATTCAGCCTCGCATGGAAGAAATTCTGGAAATTGTCCGTGATGAGATTCAGGCCAGCGGATATGGCCGGAAATTATCGGCTGGTCTGGTGATAACCGGAGGCGGGGCCATGATTCTCGGTATTGCGACTCTGGCACGTGAACTGACCGGTCTGGATGTGAAAATCGGAATTCCCACCGGCCTGGATGGCGGATTGGTCCGCGAGGTGGAAAATCCCATGTATGCCACCAGTGTGGGACTGGTGATTCACGGGTTGACAGCCGGCAAAGCCTCCCAGATTATCAGCCGGAACGGTTTGAATGAAATTGAAAGCAGCCTGGAGACCGAAGAGGAAAAGCCGGAAGTTACCGATAAACAGAAGGGAACCGGCAAAGGCGCGGAAATCATCGATAAGATGAAAAACTGGTTTAAAGATTTATAA
- the ftsZ gene encoding cell division protein FtsZ has product MITDIIDISEKGAKIKVVGVGGGGGNAVNNMVERGITNVDFIACNTDIQALGKSLARYKVQIGKTSTRGLGAGGDPERGREACEEDREEIAALLNGADMVFITAGMGGGTGTGAAPVVAQVARSLGALTVGVVTRPFTWEGVRRKNQADRGIEELRKYLDTLVIIPNGRLMAIVEKNVSLPEAFNIANNVLYDAAKGISDLINIAGLVNVDFADVRSVMSNMGDALMGIGRASGENRAIEAAQSAISSPLLDGVNIAGSQGVLVNITGGKNISLYEVNDANMLISQAAGEDANVIFGAVIDESLEDEIIVTVIATGFNHRKEKFNASPAVQHTVPVATTQSAQPIQQTPVHPKEPAPIIPIGTTGELKPKRAELPGQESLPFNEQKHGYSGTENLVYRNTPTYERKGIDISRANNPEERKERISKEDPEKPAFLRRIMD; this is encoded by the coding sequence ATGATTACCGATATTATTGATATCAGCGAAAAAGGCGCCAAAATCAAAGTGGTTGGCGTTGGCGGAGGCGGTGGAAACGCGGTGAATAACATGGTGGAACGTGGGATCACCAATGTGGATTTCATTGCCTGCAACACCGACATACAAGCCTTGGGCAAATCGCTTGCCCGCTACAAAGTCCAGATCGGAAAAACCAGTACCCGCGGACTGGGTGCCGGTGGCGATCCCGAGCGCGGACGGGAAGCCTGTGAAGAAGACCGGGAAGAAATTGCTGCGCTTCTGAACGGAGCCGACATGGTCTTTATCACGGCCGGTATGGGTGGCGGAACCGGAACCGGTGCTGCACCAGTGGTGGCTCAGGTGGCCCGTTCACTCGGAGCGTTAACAGTGGGAGTCGTTACCCGTCCATTTACGTGGGAAGGTGTCCGCCGGAAGAACCAGGCCGATCGCGGCATTGAAGAATTGAGAAAATACCTCGATACCCTGGTGATTATTCCCAATGGCAGGCTCATGGCCATCGTTGAAAAAAATGTGTCCTTGCCCGAAGCCTTCAACATTGCCAATAACGTTTTGTATGATGCCGCAAAGGGTATCTCGGATCTGATCAACATCGCCGGACTGGTGAACGTCGATTTTGCCGATGTAAGATCAGTCATGAGCAACATGGGTGATGCGCTGATGGGAATCGGCCGTGCCTCGGGTGAAAACCGGGCCATTGAAGCGGCCCAGAGTGCCATTTCATCACCGTTACTCGACGGAGTGAACATTGCAGGTTCTCAGGGTGTTCTGGTCAACATTACCGGCGGAAAAAACATCTCGCTGTATGAAGTGAATGATGCCAACATGCTGATTTCGCAGGCAGCAGGGGAAGACGCCAACGTCATCTTTGGTGCGGTGATCGATGAATCGCTCGAGGATGAAATCATCGTGACGGTCATTGCTACCGGGTTTAATCACCGGAAGGAGAAATTCAATGCTTCTCCCGCGGTTCAGCATACCGTTCCTGTGGCTACCACTCAAAGTGCGCAACCCATTCAACAAACACCAGTACATCCCAAAGAGCCGGCACCGATTATTCCGATTGGGACAACCGGTGAGCTGAAGCCCAAACGGGCAGAATTGCCCGGACAGGAATCACTGCCGTTCAACGAACAGAAGCATGGTTATTCGGGAACTGAAAATCTGGTTTACCGGAACACCCCGACTTATGAACGGAAAGGGATTGATATCTCGCGGGCCAATAATCCTGAAGAGAGAAAAGAGCGGATTTCGAAGGAAGATCCTGAAAAACCAGCCTTTTTACGCAGAATCATGGATTGA
- the hemH gene encoding ferrochelatase, producing MIKKTGLLLLNLGTPDSPDTVSVRRYLRQFLTDPRVIDVPALLRYLIVYLAILPFRPARSAHAYQQIWTPQGSPLLVFSENLRRKVESLLTSTDPSVQVRLAMRYGNPSVRLAMEAFSREGIREVVVLPLFPQYAAASSGSAMSHVYEEAARLWDPPVLTVLPPFFSSPDYIRMVAARGRVTLEAAPWDHVIFSFHGIPLRQLKKSESPGICHQTESCCTSTDRSWCYRAACVQTALALAKDLSLEPSQFSVGFQSRLGRTEWIRPYLDDLLTDLPARGIRHVVVFSPAFTADCLETLEELSIRAEATWKEKGGETLRLVPALNDGDDFAGWIANRFRMVNTPS from the coding sequence ATGATAAAAAAAACCGGACTTCTTCTTCTGAATCTGGGTACACCCGATTCCCCCGATACGGTCTCTGTCCGCCGGTACCTGCGGCAGTTTCTTACCGACCCGCGTGTGATAGATGTGCCTGCCCTGCTTCGGTATCTGATTGTTTACCTGGCCATCCTCCCCTTCCGTCCTGCCCGATCTGCTCATGCTTATCAGCAAATCTGGACACCGCAAGGAAGTCCGCTACTGGTCTTTTCTGAAAATCTGAGAAGAAAAGTGGAGTCCCTGTTAACCTCCACAGATCCGTCTGTGCAGGTTCGCCTGGCCATGCGTTACGGGAATCCGTCTGTCCGGCTGGCGATGGAGGCCTTTTCCAGAGAGGGTATCCGTGAGGTGGTGGTGCTTCCCCTGTTTCCCCAGTATGCCGCTGCTTCCTCGGGAAGCGCCATGTCTCATGTGTATGAAGAGGCCGCCCGGTTATGGGACCCTCCGGTTCTGACAGTGCTACCGCCCTTTTTCAGCTCACCTGATTATATCCGGATGGTAGCCGCCCGCGGACGTGTCACTCTTGAAGCGGCACCGTGGGATCATGTGATTTTTTCCTTCCACGGAATACCCCTCAGGCAACTGAAAAAAAGTGAGTCACCCGGCATTTGTCATCAAACCGAGTCCTGCTGCACCTCAACCGACCGGTCCTGGTGTTACCGTGCCGCCTGCGTTCAGACAGCATTGGCTCTTGCAAAAGATCTGTCACTGGAACCGTCTCAGTTTTCGGTCGGATTCCAATCACGCCTTGGCCGTACCGAATGGATTCGTCCCTATCTGGATGATTTGCTGACCGATCTTCCCGCCCGGGGAATCCGGCATGTGGTGGTGTTCTCCCCTGCCTTCACGGCAGACTGTCTGGAAACCCTGGAAGAGCTTTCAATCCGGGCGGAAGCCACCTGGAAGGAAAAAGGCGGCGAAACACTTCGTCTGGTACCCGCGCTGAATGATGGTGATGATTTTGCCGGATGGATCGCCAACCGGTTCAGAATGGTGAACACGCCATCCTGA
- the queD gene encoding 6-carboxytetrahydropterin synthase QueD: MDTFRISKTFTWEMGHRLPYHNRGCQNIHGHSYEMEIILEGTKNDQGMVLDYDDLKTAVKHIIDKWDHSFLVDDKDELVRDFLKSSSMKHVVFKGYTTAENIAHYICEVLRNILSIHKNLKAIEVVVRETRSSEAIARRLF; encoded by the coding sequence ATGGATACCTTCCGCATTTCGAAAACCTTCACCTGGGAAATGGGTCACCGGCTTCCCTATCATAACCGCGGCTGTCAGAATATTCACGGTCACTCCTACGAAATGGAAATCATCCTTGAAGGAACCAAAAACGATCAGGGAATGGTGCTCGATTACGATGATCTGAAAACGGCTGTTAAACACATCATCGATAAATGGGATCATTCCTTTCTGGTGGATGATAAGGATGAGCTGGTCCGGGATTTTCTGAAATCTTCCTCCATGAAGCACGTGGTTTTCAAGGGGTACACCACCGCCGAAAACATCGCTCATTACATTTGTGAAGTGTTAAGGAATATCCTTTCCATCCATAAAAACCTGAAAGCCATCGAAGTCGTCGTCCGCGAGACCCGCAGCTCGGAAGCCATTGCCCGTCGCCTGTTCTGA
- a CDS encoding sugar nucleotide-binding protein, which produces MPRLLLTGATGLLGGWIYQDARLRGWEVIRVTRKPLAGIPSIVTSDQDTPEELFSRIGELKPDWLIHCAAESSAARCELDPVHARQSNVTLTARFAMVANQLKCPFLLISTDMVFRGDRGGYTEEDFPDPVHVYGHSKAHAESVSLSVSHRQWTVRPSLLLGLSADGTRGYTDSLLRDLQAGKTITAFSDEFRSAVPAPVAASLINDMAGKAVPFGLYHLGADDSTDRYSLAVTLAKKLGLPAQQIRSGSIGEFTGIPARQSNLTLDSSRLKSALAITHIPGAAAVNGSRPLIII; this is translated from the coding sequence ATGCCACGTCTGTTACTGACCGGAGCAACCGGTCTGTTGGGCGGATGGATTTACCAGGATGCCCGATTGCGCGGCTGGGAAGTGATCCGCGTGACCAGGAAACCTCTCGCGGGTATTCCTTCCATTGTCACCAGCGACCAGGACACGCCCGAGGAGCTGTTCAGCCGGATTGGGGAATTAAAGCCGGACTGGCTGATTCATTGTGCAGCGGAATCCTCTGCTGCCCGCTGTGAACTGGATCCTGTTCATGCCCGGCAATCGAATGTGACTCTGACGGCCCGTTTCGCAATGGTGGCCAACCAACTGAAATGCCCGTTTCTGCTCATCAGTACCGACATGGTTTTCCGGGGTGACCGGGGAGGATATACCGAAGAGGACTTCCCTGATCCTGTTCACGTGTACGGACACTCCAAGGCACATGCAGAATCGGTCAGTCTGTCCGTTTCACATCGGCAATGGACCGTTCGGCCCTCTCTGCTACTGGGTTTATCGGCCGACGGAACCCGGGGATATACCGACTCACTCCTGAGGGATCTTCAAGCCGGAAAAACGATTACCGCCTTTTCCGATGAGTTCCGGAGTGCGGTACCTGCCCCGGTGGCTGCCTCACTGATCAATGACATGGCCGGCAAGGCAGTTCCCTTTGGTCTTTATCATCTGGGAGCGGATGATTCCACCGACCGGTATTCACTGGCGGTCACGCTTGCAAAAAAGCTCGGACTTCCTGCGCAGCAGATCCGGAGTGGGTCCATCGGTGAGTTTACCGGAATCCCGGCCAGACAATCCAACCTGACTCTGGACAGTTCACGCCTTAAAAGTGCGCTGGCCATCACTCATATTCCAGGTGCCGCTGCGGTTAATGGCTCCCGGCCATTGATCATCATCTGA
- the hflX gene encoding GTPase HflX: MGESDNLAYLNTQPDKESAILVGIQLADTPPDEVRENLDELERLADTAGAMVTDRVIQARPTPDSAFYIGKGKLEELVALKEERRSDIVIFDEELSPRQIRNLENHLQCKVIDRTGLILDIFASNARTSESKTQVEVAQLEYLLPRLTRMWTHLSKQKGGIGTKGPGETQIETDRRLIRTRVVTLKEKLQRIQTQKETQRKGRSEIDQLTLVGYTNAGKSTLMNMLTHATVHVEDRLFATLDSTTRLTVLAGNKRLLITDTVGFIRKLPHHLVASFRSTLEEVRQADLLIHLVDVSHPNFHEHIFAVQDTLREIGIDLKPVLMVFNKIDQVNDPDLLRQVRREYPDSVFVSAWRGINIPELRERILQTLEAGYVSLTARFPVTAGQAIAHLHTIAEVQSTDYAGEEVTIRFRINRRFEESVRKMIQSYQSPVF; encoded by the coding sequence ATCGGGGAAAGTGATAATTTGGCCTATCTGAACACACAACCCGATAAAGAATCTGCCATCCTCGTCGGCATCCAGCTTGCCGATACCCCTCCCGATGAAGTCCGGGAAAACCTCGATGAATTGGAACGTCTGGCCGATACCGCCGGTGCCATGGTGACCGACCGGGTGATTCAGGCCAGGCCCACTCCTGATTCTGCTTTTTACATCGGTAAAGGAAAACTGGAAGAACTGGTGGCCCTGAAGGAAGAACGCCGGTCCGATATTGTCATTTTCGATGAGGAACTGTCACCCAGACAGATCCGGAATCTTGAAAACCACCTGCAGTGCAAGGTTATTGACCGCACAGGCCTGATCCTCGATATTTTTGCCTCCAATGCCCGCACCAGCGAATCAAAAACGCAGGTCGAAGTGGCCCAGCTCGAGTACCTGCTTCCCCGTCTGACCCGCATGTGGACTCACCTGAGTAAACAAAAGGGAGGGATCGGAACGAAGGGACCCGGAGAAACCCAGATCGAGACAGACCGTCGTCTGATCCGCACCCGGGTGGTCACCCTGAAGGAAAAGCTTCAGCGGATTCAGACCCAGAAGGAGACCCAGCGGAAGGGCCGGTCCGAAATTGATCAGCTGACTCTGGTCGGCTACACCAACGCAGGTAAATCCACCCTGATGAACATGCTTACCCATGCCACCGTTCATGTGGAAGACCGGCTGTTTGCCACGCTCGATTCAACCACTCGACTGACCGTTCTGGCAGGAAATAAGCGGCTGCTGATCACCGATACGGTCGGTTTCATCAGAAAACTTCCTCATCATCTGGTGGCTTCCTTCCGCAGTACCCTCGAGGAAGTCAGACAGGCCGACCTGCTCATTCATCTGGTCGATGTCTCACATCCCAACTTTCATGAGCACATATTCGCTGTCCAGGACACCCTTCGCGAAATCGGAATTGATCTGAAACCCGTTCTCATGGTCTTTAACAAAATTGATCAGGTGAACGACCCCGATCTGCTCCGTCAGGTGCGGAGAGAGTACCCAGACTCGGTATTTGTCAGTGCCTGGCGCGGAATCAACATTCCCGAACTTCGTGAGCGGATTCTCCAGACGCTCGAAGCAGGCTATGTCAGCCTCACAGCCCGGTTTCCTGTCACGGCAGGTCAGGCGATTGCACACCTTCATACCATCGCCGAGGTTCAATCGACAGACTACGCCGGCGAGGAAGTGACCATCCGGTTCCGCATCAACCGCCGGTTCGAGGAATCCGTCCGGAAAATGATTCAATCTTACCAGTCTCCTGTATTCTGA